In Tursiops truncatus isolate mTurTru1 chromosome 19, mTurTru1.mat.Y, whole genome shotgun sequence, a genomic segment contains:
- the LOC117309162 gene encoding myeloid cell surface antigen CD33-like, translated as MLPLLLSLLWAGSLAWDSRYQLEVQESVTVQEGLCVRVPCSFSFSWGNKDNSAPVFGYWFPEGADVKLDAPVATNNRHRKVQKETQGRFHLLGDHGNNCSLDIRDARRRDQGSYFFRVERGTTLWSYKSNKLSLHVTALNHTPHILIPATLEAGRPGNLTCSVPWACEQGAPPIFSWTSAALTSLGPRTHLSSVLTITPQPQDNGTNVTCQVKYPASGVIVERTIQLSVTCAPQSPARGVCSGDGTGQSGHVAAQVILTAIWEAAVKIPLLFLVLIALLVTSRRRKAARPAGGVSDANARPAGGASIANAIPGYPSGIQ; from the exons atgctgccgctgctgctgtcCCTGctgtgggcag GGTCCCTGGCTTGGGACAGCAGATACCAGCTGGAAGTGCAGGAGTCCGTGACGGTGCAGGAGGGCCTGTGTGTCCGCGTGCCCTGCTCCTTCTCCTTTTCATGGGGCAACAAGGACAACTCTGCCCCAGTTTTCGGCTACTGGTTCCCGGAAGGGGCCGATGTGAAGCTGGATGCCCCTGTGGCCACAAACAACCGACATCGTAAAGTTCAGAAAGAGACCCAAGGCCGATTCCACCTCCTAGGGGACCATGGAAACAATTGCTCCCTGGACATCAGAGACGCCAGGAGGAGGGATCAAGGTTCATACTTTTTTCGTGTGGAAAGAGGAACGACATTATGGAGTTATAAGTCTAACAAGCTCTCCTTGCATGTGACGG CCCTGAACCACACACCCCACATCCTCATTCCTGCGACGCTGGAGGCTGGCCGCCCCGGGAACCtgacctgctctgtgccctgggccTGTGAGCAGGGCGCGCCCCCCATCTTCTCCTGGACGTCAGCCGCCCtcacctccctgggccccaggaccCACCTGTCCTCAGTGCTCACCATCACCCCACAGCCCCAGGACAATGGAACCAATGTCACCTGTCAGGTGAAGTACCCCGCAAGCGGTGTGATCGTGGAGAGGACCATCCAGCTCAGCGTCACCT GTGCTCCACAGAGCCCAGCAAGAGGTGTGTGCTCAGGGGATGGCACAG GGCAGTCGGGCCACGTCGCAGCACAGGTGATTCTGACGGCCATCTGGGAAGCGGCTGTCAAGATCCCGCTACTCTTCTTGGTCCTCATCGCCCTCCT AGTGACGTCCCGCAGGAGGAAGGCAGCCAGGCCTGCAGGGGGCGTGTCAGATGCAAACGCCAGGCCGGCAGGGGGCGCGTCTATTGCAAACGCCATTCCAGGTTACCCCTCTGG